A stretch of the Vigna radiata var. radiata cultivar VC1973A chromosome 7, Vradiata_ver6, whole genome shotgun sequence genome encodes the following:
- the LOC106767475 gene encoding gastric triacylglycerol lipase isoform X3 yields MQRFVDDVLAVTKESVKTFTYESLNIIVRLINGVSALVLALLPGKANILEGIQGWELRPTFRGPRFPRWMENGVSSFNQFIHELSLDSDVSSQEYLSGEEGEEEEDSDEYEEYPKTTLSRSSRVPRAAFADYVYSGVSKTRSISGCQHPSQPHSPNGVQSLKDQIIHRATDRRRGVIEDLHLAMEIFIEVVFDVIHKSIHVLFSPSEALGTLFRLFSSHERPILVDNDVVEDASVSSAPAERNTSFRSSLNTDARTCQDVITELGYPYEAIRVITADGYVLLLERIPRRHARKAVYLQHGIFDSSMGWVSNGVVGSPAFAAYDQGFDVFLGNIRGLVSREHVNKNISSREYWKYSINEYGTKDIPALIEKIHQVKTAELRLSKPDIEEESNDDQLYKLCAICHSLGGASMLMYVVTRRLKSKPHRLSRLVLLSPAGFHHDSSLLFSAVEHVLFYLGPILSRIFPAFYVPTRFFRMLVNKLARDLQHLPAVGGLVQTLVAYVAGGDSSNWVGVLGLPHYNMNDMPGVSFGVALHLAQMKRTRRFRMFDYGNAYNMKIYGSPEPLDLGEHYGLIDIPVDLVAGQRDTVIRSSMVKRHYKLMKDAGVDVSYNEFEYAHLDFTFSHREELLSYVMSSLLLVKPNSKKHQRTPRSRGKGQASVRG; encoded by the exons ATGCAACGTTTTGTTGATGACGTCCTCGCTGTTACTAAAGA GTCGGTGAAGACGTTTACTTATGAGTCGTTGAACATTATTGTGAGACTGATCAATGGTGTCTCAGCTCTGGTGTTAGCACTGCTACCTGGGAAAGCTAATATACTTGAAGGTATTCAGGGTTGGGAGCTCCGGCCAACTTTTCGTGGACCACGCTTTCCACGTTGGAtggaaaa TGGCGTGTCCTCTTTCAATCAGTTTATTCATGAGCTTTCTTTGGATTCTGATGTATCAAGCCAAGAATATTTATCtggagaagaaggagaagaagaagaagacagtGATGAATATGAAGAATATCCTAAAACTACCTTGTCTCGAAGTTCTAGAGTCCCCAGAGCTGCTTTTGCTGATTACG TTTATTCTGGAGTGTCAAAAACGCGATCTATCTCTGGTTGTCAACATCCTTCACAACCACATTCACCCAATGGAGTGCAAAGCCTCAAGGATCAAATTATTCATCGTGCCACTGATAGGAGACGTGGGGTCATAGAG GATCTTCATTTGGCCATGGAGATATTTATAGAGGTTGTTTTTGATGTTATTCACAAGTCTATACATGTTCTCTTTTCCCCATCAGAAGCTCTTGGAACTTTATTCAGGTTGTTTTCATCTCATGAAAGGCCCATTTTAGTTGATAATGATGTTGTTGAGGATGCATCTGTTTCTTCAGCACCTGCAGAAAGGAATACTAGTTTTCGTTCGTCTCTGAACACAGATGCCCGGACATGTCAAGATGTTATAACAGAGCTAGG GTATCCATACGAAGCTATTCGTGTGATCACTGCCGATGGATACGTTCTTCTTCTAGAAAGAATTCCTAG GCGACATGCACGTAAAGCTGTTTATCTTCAGCATGGAATCTTTGATTCATCAATGGG TTGGGTATCTAATGGTGTTGTTGGCTCTCCCGCCTTTGCAGCCTATGATCAAG GCTTTGATGTATTTCTGGGAAATATTCGTGGCCTGGTTTCTAGGGAACATGTCAACAAGAATATCTCCTCTCGTGA ATACTGGAAGTATTCCATCAATGAATATGGGACGAAGGATATTCCTGCTTTGATTGAGAAAATCCATCAAGTAAAAACTGCTGAATTGAGGCTTAGTAAGCCTGATATTGAGGAGGAAAGTAATGACGATCAACTTTATAAGCTCTGTGCAATTTGCCATAGCTTGGGAGGAGCTTCTATGTTAATGTATGTTGTCACGCGTAGGTTAAAATCAAAGCCCCACAGACTTTCAAGATTGGTTTTGTTATCACCTGCTGGTTTTCATCATGACTCAAGCCTACTCTTTTCTGCGGTGGAGCATGTGTTGTTTTACCTGGGCCCTATTTTATCTCGTATATTCCCAGCCTTCTATGTACCAACAAGGTTTTTCCGTATGCTTGTTAACAAGTTAGCTAGGGACCTGCAACACCTACCTGCAGTTGGAGGATTGGTTCAAACTTTAGTAGCTTATGTTGCTGGCGGGGACAGCTCAAATTGGGTTGGGGTTTTAGGATTACCCCATTACAACATGAATGATATGCCAGGAGTATCGTTTGGTGTTGCTCTCCATCTTGCACAGATGAAACGTACTAGAAGATTTAGAATGTTTGATTATGGGAATgcatataatatgaaaatatatggTTCCCCTGAGCCTTTGGACTTGGGTGAACATTATGGACTCATCGACATTCCTGTTGATCTGGTTGCTGGTCAGAGAGACACGGTAATACGATCTTCAATGGTAAAGAGACACTATAAATTGATGAAGGATGCTGGTGTGGATGTGTCATATAATGAATTTGAATATGCTCATTTGGATTTTACCTTCTCTCACCGTGAAGAGCTTTTGTCTTATGTTATGTCAAGTTTGCTGCTTGTGAAGCCCAATTCAAAGAAACATCAAAGGACTCCAAGATCGAGGGGGAAAGGCCAGGCTTCAGTAAGAGGGTAA
- the LOC106767475 gene encoding lipase 3 isoform X2, whose protein sequence is MQRFVDDVLAVTKESVKTFTYESLNIIVRLINGVSALVLALLPGKANILEGIQGWELRPTFRGPRFPRWMENQEYLSGEEGEEEEDSDEYEEYPKTTLSRSSRVPRAAFADYGRHQTDWILIPLQFLTQFLMGLPFRLFQLVYSGVSKTRSISGCQHPSQPHSPNGVQSLKDQIIHRATDRRRGVIEDLHLAMEIFIEVVFDVIHKSIHVLFSPSEALGTLFRLFSSHERPILVDNDVVEDASVSSAPAERNTSFRSSLNTDARTCQDVITELGYPYEAIRVITADGYVLLLERIPRRHARKAVYLQHGIFDSSMGWVSNGVVGSPAFAAYDQGFDVFLGNIRGLVSREHVNKNISSREYWKYSINEYGTKDIPALIEKIHQVKTAELRLSKPDIEEESNDDQLYKLCAICHSLGGASMLMYVVTRRLKSKPHRLSRLVLLSPAGFHHDSSLLFSAVEHVLFYLGPILSRIFPAFYVPTRFFRMLVNKLARDLQHLPAVGGLVQTLVAYVAGGDSSNWVGVLGLPHYNMNDMPGVSFGVALHLAQMKRTRRFRMFDYGNAYNMKIYGSPEPLDLGEHYGLIDIPVDLVAGQRDTVIRSSMVKRHYKLMKDAGVDVSYNEFEYAHLDFTFSHREELLSYVMSSLLLVKPNSKKHQRTPRSRGKGQASVRG, encoded by the exons ATGCAACGTTTTGTTGATGACGTCCTCGCTGTTACTAAAGA GTCGGTGAAGACGTTTACTTATGAGTCGTTGAACATTATTGTGAGACTGATCAATGGTGTCTCAGCTCTGGTGTTAGCACTGCTACCTGGGAAAGCTAATATACTTGAAGGTATTCAGGGTTGGGAGCTCCGGCCAACTTTTCGTGGACCACGCTTTCCACGTTGGAtggaaaa CCAAGAATATTTATCtggagaagaaggagaagaagaagaagacagtGATGAATATGAAGAATATCCTAAAACTACCTTGTCTCGAAGTTCTAGAGTCCCCAGAGCTGCTTTTGCTGATTACGGTAGACACCAGACGGATTGGATATTGATTCCTCTACAGTTCTTGACACAGTTCTTGATGGGTCTTCCATTTCGTCTTTTCCAATTAGTTTATTCTGGAGTGTCAAAAACGCGATCTATCTCTGGTTGTCAACATCCTTCACAACCACATTCACCCAATGGAGTGCAAAGCCTCAAGGATCAAATTATTCATCGTGCCACTGATAGGAGACGTGGGGTCATAGAG GATCTTCATTTGGCCATGGAGATATTTATAGAGGTTGTTTTTGATGTTATTCACAAGTCTATACATGTTCTCTTTTCCCCATCAGAAGCTCTTGGAACTTTATTCAGGTTGTTTTCATCTCATGAAAGGCCCATTTTAGTTGATAATGATGTTGTTGAGGATGCATCTGTTTCTTCAGCACCTGCAGAAAGGAATACTAGTTTTCGTTCGTCTCTGAACACAGATGCCCGGACATGTCAAGATGTTATAACAGAGCTAGG GTATCCATACGAAGCTATTCGTGTGATCACTGCCGATGGATACGTTCTTCTTCTAGAAAGAATTCCTAG GCGACATGCACGTAAAGCTGTTTATCTTCAGCATGGAATCTTTGATTCATCAATGGG TTGGGTATCTAATGGTGTTGTTGGCTCTCCCGCCTTTGCAGCCTATGATCAAG GCTTTGATGTATTTCTGGGAAATATTCGTGGCCTGGTTTCTAGGGAACATGTCAACAAGAATATCTCCTCTCGTGA ATACTGGAAGTATTCCATCAATGAATATGGGACGAAGGATATTCCTGCTTTGATTGAGAAAATCCATCAAGTAAAAACTGCTGAATTGAGGCTTAGTAAGCCTGATATTGAGGAGGAAAGTAATGACGATCAACTTTATAAGCTCTGTGCAATTTGCCATAGCTTGGGAGGAGCTTCTATGTTAATGTATGTTGTCACGCGTAGGTTAAAATCAAAGCCCCACAGACTTTCAAGATTGGTTTTGTTATCACCTGCTGGTTTTCATCATGACTCAAGCCTACTCTTTTCTGCGGTGGAGCATGTGTTGTTTTACCTGGGCCCTATTTTATCTCGTATATTCCCAGCCTTCTATGTACCAACAAGGTTTTTCCGTATGCTTGTTAACAAGTTAGCTAGGGACCTGCAACACCTACCTGCAGTTGGAGGATTGGTTCAAACTTTAGTAGCTTATGTTGCTGGCGGGGACAGCTCAAATTGGGTTGGGGTTTTAGGATTACCCCATTACAACATGAATGATATGCCAGGAGTATCGTTTGGTGTTGCTCTCCATCTTGCACAGATGAAACGTACTAGAAGATTTAGAATGTTTGATTATGGGAATgcatataatatgaaaatatatggTTCCCCTGAGCCTTTGGACTTGGGTGAACATTATGGACTCATCGACATTCCTGTTGATCTGGTTGCTGGTCAGAGAGACACGGTAATACGATCTTCAATGGTAAAGAGACACTATAAATTGATGAAGGATGCTGGTGTGGATGTGTCATATAATGAATTTGAATATGCTCATTTGGATTTTACCTTCTCTCACCGTGAAGAGCTTTTGTCTTATGTTATGTCAAGTTTGCTGCTTGTGAAGCCCAATTCAAAGAAACATCAAAGGACTCCAAGATCGAGGGGGAAAGGCCAGGCTTCAGTAAGAGGGTAA
- the LOC106767475 gene encoding lipase 3 isoform X1: MQRFVDDVLAVTKESVKTFTYESLNIIVRLINGVSALVLALLPGKANILEGIQGWELRPTFRGPRFPRWMENGVSSFNQFIHELSLDSDVSSQEYLSGEEGEEEEDSDEYEEYPKTTLSRSSRVPRAAFADYGRHQTDWILIPLQFLTQFLMGLPFRLFQLVYSGVSKTRSISGCQHPSQPHSPNGVQSLKDQIIHRATDRRRGVIEDLHLAMEIFIEVVFDVIHKSIHVLFSPSEALGTLFRLFSSHERPILVDNDVVEDASVSSAPAERNTSFRSSLNTDARTCQDVITELGYPYEAIRVITADGYVLLLERIPRRHARKAVYLQHGIFDSSMGWVSNGVVGSPAFAAYDQGFDVFLGNIRGLVSREHVNKNISSREYWKYSINEYGTKDIPALIEKIHQVKTAELRLSKPDIEEESNDDQLYKLCAICHSLGGASMLMYVVTRRLKSKPHRLSRLVLLSPAGFHHDSSLLFSAVEHVLFYLGPILSRIFPAFYVPTRFFRMLVNKLARDLQHLPAVGGLVQTLVAYVAGGDSSNWVGVLGLPHYNMNDMPGVSFGVALHLAQMKRTRRFRMFDYGNAYNMKIYGSPEPLDLGEHYGLIDIPVDLVAGQRDTVIRSSMVKRHYKLMKDAGVDVSYNEFEYAHLDFTFSHREELLSYVMSSLLLVKPNSKKHQRTPRSRGKGQASVRG, encoded by the exons ATGCAACGTTTTGTTGATGACGTCCTCGCTGTTACTAAAGA GTCGGTGAAGACGTTTACTTATGAGTCGTTGAACATTATTGTGAGACTGATCAATGGTGTCTCAGCTCTGGTGTTAGCACTGCTACCTGGGAAAGCTAATATACTTGAAGGTATTCAGGGTTGGGAGCTCCGGCCAACTTTTCGTGGACCACGCTTTCCACGTTGGAtggaaaa TGGCGTGTCCTCTTTCAATCAGTTTATTCATGAGCTTTCTTTGGATTCTGATGTATCAAGCCAAGAATATTTATCtggagaagaaggagaagaagaagaagacagtGATGAATATGAAGAATATCCTAAAACTACCTTGTCTCGAAGTTCTAGAGTCCCCAGAGCTGCTTTTGCTGATTACGGTAGACACCAGACGGATTGGATATTGATTCCTCTACAGTTCTTGACACAGTTCTTGATGGGTCTTCCATTTCGTCTTTTCCAATTAGTTTATTCTGGAGTGTCAAAAACGCGATCTATCTCTGGTTGTCAACATCCTTCACAACCACATTCACCCAATGGAGTGCAAAGCCTCAAGGATCAAATTATTCATCGTGCCACTGATAGGAGACGTGGGGTCATAGAG GATCTTCATTTGGCCATGGAGATATTTATAGAGGTTGTTTTTGATGTTATTCACAAGTCTATACATGTTCTCTTTTCCCCATCAGAAGCTCTTGGAACTTTATTCAGGTTGTTTTCATCTCATGAAAGGCCCATTTTAGTTGATAATGATGTTGTTGAGGATGCATCTGTTTCTTCAGCACCTGCAGAAAGGAATACTAGTTTTCGTTCGTCTCTGAACACAGATGCCCGGACATGTCAAGATGTTATAACAGAGCTAGG GTATCCATACGAAGCTATTCGTGTGATCACTGCCGATGGATACGTTCTTCTTCTAGAAAGAATTCCTAG GCGACATGCACGTAAAGCTGTTTATCTTCAGCATGGAATCTTTGATTCATCAATGGG TTGGGTATCTAATGGTGTTGTTGGCTCTCCCGCCTTTGCAGCCTATGATCAAG GCTTTGATGTATTTCTGGGAAATATTCGTGGCCTGGTTTCTAGGGAACATGTCAACAAGAATATCTCCTCTCGTGA ATACTGGAAGTATTCCATCAATGAATATGGGACGAAGGATATTCCTGCTTTGATTGAGAAAATCCATCAAGTAAAAACTGCTGAATTGAGGCTTAGTAAGCCTGATATTGAGGAGGAAAGTAATGACGATCAACTTTATAAGCTCTGTGCAATTTGCCATAGCTTGGGAGGAGCTTCTATGTTAATGTATGTTGTCACGCGTAGGTTAAAATCAAAGCCCCACAGACTTTCAAGATTGGTTTTGTTATCACCTGCTGGTTTTCATCATGACTCAAGCCTACTCTTTTCTGCGGTGGAGCATGTGTTGTTTTACCTGGGCCCTATTTTATCTCGTATATTCCCAGCCTTCTATGTACCAACAAGGTTTTTCCGTATGCTTGTTAACAAGTTAGCTAGGGACCTGCAACACCTACCTGCAGTTGGAGGATTGGTTCAAACTTTAGTAGCTTATGTTGCTGGCGGGGACAGCTCAAATTGGGTTGGGGTTTTAGGATTACCCCATTACAACATGAATGATATGCCAGGAGTATCGTTTGGTGTTGCTCTCCATCTTGCACAGATGAAACGTACTAGAAGATTTAGAATGTTTGATTATGGGAATgcatataatatgaaaatatatggTTCCCCTGAGCCTTTGGACTTGGGTGAACATTATGGACTCATCGACATTCCTGTTGATCTGGTTGCTGGTCAGAGAGACACGGTAATACGATCTTCAATGGTAAAGAGACACTATAAATTGATGAAGGATGCTGGTGTGGATGTGTCATATAATGAATTTGAATATGCTCATTTGGATTTTACCTTCTCTCACCGTGAAGAGCTTTTGTCTTATGTTATGTCAAGTTTGCTGCTTGTGAAGCCCAATTCAAAGAAACATCAAAGGACTCCAAGATCGAGGGGGAAAGGCCAGGCTTCAGTAAGAGGGTAA
- the LOC106765619 gene encoding carbon catabolite repressor protein 4 homolog 3 isoform X1 produces MDNELWRYCKLGVWSFIQFQSERRERVMASCASSSWLVLSSTNAKHKPSCFKFNAPIASQIQWHSDSDTQRNLRHPPEIKRHWVEASDESLHSLERFTVASYNILGDRNASQHSDLYVNVPSRYIKWDRRKRVISDELLGWDPDIICLQEVDKYLELSDIMVKAGYAGSYQRRTGDSVDGCAMFWKTDKFRLLEGENIKFKDIGLRDNVAQLSVFEMCESYSRRLLVGNIHLLYNPNKGEVKLGQIRFLSSRAHYLSEKWGNTPVVLAGDFNSTPQSGIYKFLSSSELNVKLYDKKELSGQKRCRPAQVIGENKATAGPVVTLDGSLKCWTDEEIKIATGDSQHHLAVHPLKLKSSYATVNGSKSTRGFNGEPLATSYHSKFLGSVDYLWYSDGIVPTRVLDTVSISDLVRAGGLPCKVGSDHLALVSEFTFSVTNNEPTDIVAVVAAAPAMVDIEEPNNQQS; encoded by the exons ATGGATAACGAATTGTGGCGCTATTGTAAACTTGGCGTTTGGTCGTTCATTCAATTTCAAAgcgagagaagagagagagtaATGGCCTCTTGTGCATCTTCGTCTTGGCTTGTGCTCTCATCCACCAACGCCAAACACAAACCCAGCTGCTTCAAATTCAATGCTCCCATCGCTTCACAAATCCAATGGCATTCAGACTCGGATACCCAAAGAAACCTCCGTCACCCTCCCGAAATTAAACGCCACTGGGTGGAAGCATCTGATGAATCTTTGCATTCTCTGGAAAGATTCACAGTGGCCTCTTACAACATACTGGGGGATAGAAATGCTTCTCAACACTCGGATTTATACGTAAACGTTCCTTCTCGTTACATCAAATGGGATCGTCGCAAGAGGGTTATTTCTGATGAGCTTCTTGGGTGGGACCCTGATATCATCTGCTTACAA GAGGTGGATAAGTATTTGGAACTTTCAGACATTATGGTTAAAGCAGGATATGCTGGATCTTATCAG AGACGCACGGGAGATTCAGTTGACGGATGTGCCATGTTTTGGAAAACTGATAA GTTCCGGTTACTAGAAGGAGAGAACATTAAATTTAAGGACATTGGCCTTCGTGATAATGTTGCCCAACTATCAGTTTTTGAG ATGTGTGAATCTTACTCAAGAAGACTGTTAGTTGGTAACATCCATCTACTTTACAACCCAAACAAGGGAGAAGTTAAATTAGGTCAA ATTCGTTTTCTCTCGTCAAGAGCACATTATCTCTCTGAGAAATGGGGTAATACCCCTGTTGTGCTAGCTGGTGATTTTAATAGTACTCCTCAG AGTGGAATATATAAGTTTTTGTCATCATCTGAG CTTAATGTCAAGCTGTATGACAAAAAGGAATTATCTGGACAGAAACGGTGTCGTCCTGCTCAAGTTATAGGGGAGAATAAAGCAACAGCTGGTCCAGTTGTCACCCTAGACGG CTCGTTAAAATGTTGGACAGATGAAGAGATAAAAATAGCTACCGGAGATTCTCAGCATCATTTGGCTGTGCATCCATTGAAGCTGAAAAGTTCGTATGCCACAGTTAAT GGTTCAAAAAGTACACGGGGATTCAATGGTGAACCCTTGGCAACTTCCTATCACTCAAAGTTTCTTGGCTCTGTAGATTACTTATG GTACTCGGACGGTATTGTACCTACAAGAGTTCTTGATACCGTTTCAATAAGTGATCTCGTGAGGGCAGGTGGCCTCCCATGCAAG GTGGGAAGTGATCATTTGGCCTTGGTTTCTGAATTTACTTTCTCAGTTACAAACAATGAACCTACAGACATAGTGGCAGTAGTAGCAGCAGCACCAGCCATGGTAGATATTGAAGAGCCTAACAATCAGCAGTCATAA
- the LOC106765619 gene encoding carbon catabolite repressor protein 4 homolog 3 isoform X2, protein MASCASSSWLVLSSTNAKHKPSCFKFNAPIASQIQWHSDSDTQRNLRHPPEIKRHWVEASDESLHSLERFTVASYNILGDRNASQHSDLYVNVPSRYIKWDRRKRVISDELLGWDPDIICLQEVDKYLELSDIMVKAGYAGSYQRRTGDSVDGCAMFWKTDKFRLLEGENIKFKDIGLRDNVAQLSVFEMCESYSRRLLVGNIHLLYNPNKGEVKLGQIRFLSSRAHYLSEKWGNTPVVLAGDFNSTPQSGIYKFLSSSELNVKLYDKKELSGQKRCRPAQVIGENKATAGPVVTLDGSLKCWTDEEIKIATGDSQHHLAVHPLKLKSSYATVNGSKSTRGFNGEPLATSYHSKFLGSVDYLWYSDGIVPTRVLDTVSISDLVRAGGLPCKKVGSDHLALVSEFTFSVTNNEPTDIVAVVAAAPAMVDIEEPNNQQS, encoded by the exons ATGGCCTCTTGTGCATCTTCGTCTTGGCTTGTGCTCTCATCCACCAACGCCAAACACAAACCCAGCTGCTTCAAATTCAATGCTCCCATCGCTTCACAAATCCAATGGCATTCAGACTCGGATACCCAAAGAAACCTCCGTCACCCTCCCGAAATTAAACGCCACTGGGTGGAAGCATCTGATGAATCTTTGCATTCTCTGGAAAGATTCACAGTGGCCTCTTACAACATACTGGGGGATAGAAATGCTTCTCAACACTCGGATTTATACGTAAACGTTCCTTCTCGTTACATCAAATGGGATCGTCGCAAGAGGGTTATTTCTGATGAGCTTCTTGGGTGGGACCCTGATATCATCTGCTTACAA GAGGTGGATAAGTATTTGGAACTTTCAGACATTATGGTTAAAGCAGGATATGCTGGATCTTATCAG AGACGCACGGGAGATTCAGTTGACGGATGTGCCATGTTTTGGAAAACTGATAA GTTCCGGTTACTAGAAGGAGAGAACATTAAATTTAAGGACATTGGCCTTCGTGATAATGTTGCCCAACTATCAGTTTTTGAG ATGTGTGAATCTTACTCAAGAAGACTGTTAGTTGGTAACATCCATCTACTTTACAACCCAAACAAGGGAGAAGTTAAATTAGGTCAA ATTCGTTTTCTCTCGTCAAGAGCACATTATCTCTCTGAGAAATGGGGTAATACCCCTGTTGTGCTAGCTGGTGATTTTAATAGTACTCCTCAG AGTGGAATATATAAGTTTTTGTCATCATCTGAG CTTAATGTCAAGCTGTATGACAAAAAGGAATTATCTGGACAGAAACGGTGTCGTCCTGCTCAAGTTATAGGGGAGAATAAAGCAACAGCTGGTCCAGTTGTCACCCTAGACGG CTCGTTAAAATGTTGGACAGATGAAGAGATAAAAATAGCTACCGGAGATTCTCAGCATCATTTGGCTGTGCATCCATTGAAGCTGAAAAGTTCGTATGCCACAGTTAAT GGTTCAAAAAGTACACGGGGATTCAATGGTGAACCCTTGGCAACTTCCTATCACTCAAAGTTTCTTGGCTCTGTAGATTACTTATG GTACTCGGACGGTATTGTACCTACAAGAGTTCTTGATACCGTTTCAATAAGTGATCTCGTGAGGGCAGGTGGCCTCCCATGCAAG AAGGTGGGAAGTGATCATTTGGCCTTGGTTTCTGAATTTACTTTCTCAGTTACAAACAATGAACCTACAGACATAGTGGCAGTAGTAGCAGCAGCACCAGCCATGGTAGATATTGAAGAGCCTAACAATCAGCAGTCATAA
- the LOC106766581 gene encoding actin-related protein 4-like — protein sequence MYGGDEVSAIVIDLGSHTCKAGYAGEDAPKXVFPSVVGAIDQMDIDGPVHAGVSSGSAVDLQNNKKNHESDRTKEKCKLYIGSQSLGYRRDYMELLSPLKNGVIVDWNIVDNIWDHALRECLLVDPKERPMLLAEQCSNTQEQRERAAELMFEKYKVPALFLAKNAVSCLIYTSLFFSTFFLPLLIVLPFILQIIESINKCDVDIRRELFSTILLTGGTASMQQLKERIEKDLLEESPQAARVKVFASGNATERRFSVWIGGSILASLGSFQQMWFSKSEYEEQGASYIQRKCP from the exons ATGTATGGCGGTG ACGAAGTATCAGCCATAGTAATAGACCTNGGTTCGCATACATGCAAAGCCGGTTATGCTGGCGAAGATGCTCCCAAGGNCGTTTTCCCCTCT GTTGTTGGTGCAATTGATCAAATGGACATTGATGGACCTGTTCATGCTGGAGTGTCATCTGGATCTGCTGTGGATTTacagaacaataaaaaaaatcatgaatctGACAGAACCAAGGAAAAATGCAAACTTTATATAGGATCTCAGTCTTTGGGATACCGTCGAGACTATATGGAG CTGCTCTCACCATTGAAGAATGGAGTTATTGTTGACTGGAATATTGTTGACAACATATGGGATCATGCTTTGAG GGAATGCCTCTTAGTTGATCCTAAAGAGCGTCCAATGCTACTTGCCGAACAATGTTCCAACACTCAAGAACAGAGAGAAAG GGCAGCAGAActtatgtttgaaaaatataaagtacCAGCATTGTTTTTGGCGAAGAATGCGGTAAGTTGTTTGATTTATACTTCTCTGTTC TTTAGtacattctttcttccattgctCATTGTTTTACCGTTTATTTTGCAGATCATAGAGAGCATTAATAAGTGTGATGTGGACATTCGTAGAGAACTATTTAGTACCATACTG CTTACTGGTGGTACAGCTTCGATGCAACAACTGAAGGAACGCATTGAGAAAGACTTGCTAGAG GAGTCCCCTCAAGCTGCTAGAGTTAAAGTATTTGCCAGTGGCAATGCTACTGAAAGAAGGTTCAG TGTTTGGATAGGGGGGAGTATATTGGCTTCTCTTGGCTCCTTCCAGCAGATGTGGTTCTCCAAGTCTGA GTATGAAGAGCAAGGGGCTTCTTATATCCAAAGAAAATGCCCCTGA